One genomic segment of Arachis duranensis cultivar V14167 chromosome 4, aradu.V14167.gnm2.J7QH, whole genome shotgun sequence includes these proteins:
- the LOC107483097 gene encoding uncharacterized protein LOC107483097 translates to MTGLKINYNKSVLIGVNCSNEEVELACKMLGCKNGSLPMNYLGIPLGANPRRIETWKPVIRKVEDRLKGWKSRYLSKAEKLVLIKAVLNNLPMYYLNLFKMPKAVATKITSLQSRFFWEKSDGMKGMAIVSWSLIQKPKSHGGLGVGDLVLTNAALLFKWWWYFDKKECPL, encoded by the coding sequence ATGACGGGACTGAAGATAAACTACAACAAATCTGTCTTGATCGGAGTAAATTGTAGCAATGAGGAGGTGGAACTAGCTTGCAAGATGTTGGGTTGTAAAAATGGGTCGCTACCTATGAACTACTTGGGCATTCCGTTAGGCGCCAAtccaagaagaatagaaacatggaAGCCAGTTATTAGAAAGGTGGAAGATAGGCTTAAGGGTTGGAAAAGTAGGTACTTGTCTAAAGCTGAAAAATTGGTTTTAATTAAGGCAGTCTTGAACAATCTGCCTATGTATTATTTGAACTTGTTTAAGATGCCTAAAGCAGTCGCGACAAAGATAACGTCTCTTCAGTCAAGATTTTTCTGGGAAAAAAGTGATGGAATGAAGGGGATGGCAATAGTGAGCTGGAGCCTAATTCAAAAGCCAAAGAGCCATGGCGGACTGGGTGTGGGAGATCTAGTATTAACGAATGCAGCACTCTTATTCAAGTGGTGGTGGTATTTTGACAAAAAGGAGTGCCCACTTTGA
- the LOC107483098 gene encoding uncharacterized protein LOC107483098: MVGCVYKVVAKILSKRLQPVMPELVEEEQSAFVSGREIVNGALIACEVVHWVRKKEIPAWLIKLDFQKVYDRIQWSFVDKVLKSMGFGEVWRSWIRTCLSTASMSVLVNGTTIKPFKL, translated from the coding sequence ATGGTTGGCTGTGTTTATAAAGTGGTAGCTAAGATACTATCAAAAAGACTCCAACCAGTTATGCCAGAATTAGTAGAGGAGGAGCAATCTGCTTTTGTGAGTGGGAGGGAGATTGTTAACGGAGCTCTTATAGCGTGTGAGGTAGTGCATTGGGTGAGGAAAAAGGAGATACCAGCTTGGTTAATCAAGTTAGACTTTCAGAAAGTGTATGACAGAATTCAGTGGAGTTTTGTTGACAAAGTGTTGAAGAGCATGGGTTTCGGCGAGGTGTGGAGATCATGGATAAGGACTTGTTTATCGACAGCATCTATGTCGGTGCTTGTGAATGGGACAACAATCAAACCCTTTAAGTTATAG